Below is a genomic region from Fusarium oxysporum f. sp. lycopersici 4287 chromosome 12, whole genome shotgun sequence.
TAAACAGTATGGATAGAACTTATTAATTTGCGAGCCTAAACTGTttaatataacctatattatACTCTAGGAATTCgaaaattaaaattattagTTCTTTATAATAGTTTAAGTAATGGCTAGTTATTTATGCCTATATGTGGCAGCTAATCTACCAGAACCCTAAGATTGTTCATAGTGCTCGACCATGTTCACTGTTTCCCCCATGTTTATGGATTTGATGTTGATTCTGGGATATAGAAATAGTAATACTGGGATATAATGTGGTGATTTACAATTCACCATGGTCTGTCAGTGGTTGGTGTTATTATTACTCACTGACATCTGTCGTTATGTCAGTGACGCTAGACTCTTCTTCTAGTGATGTTGGAGTCTTACGTTGCAATTTTCAGCGAAGACATATAAAACAGAAACTCGAGACATCCTATTGGAAATTAAACGCACTTTGTGTATTCTTTTAGTGTCTAATCTATAAGTTATCGTAGAGGCCTGAATTCTTTTCAACTTGCAACTTCATGAGTCTTTTCCAAAGatataatagacttattTCTTATTCGAAACGTCTAGTAAAGACAGTCAGCATACAACAGAAGACCGAGGCATCATGGGGAGTATTGCTTACTGAACTggaagtggatgatatcTCCATCTTGAACAACCTGCAGAGAACAAGAGTGAGCTTTATGTGGTGTGAGTCGAGTTGCGTGCACTTACATATGATTTTCCTTCTTGACGGTACTTGCCAGCGGCTTTGATGGGACCCATAGACTTTTGTCCTTCGCAAAGATCATGGAAGTCTTGATAAGCGacaacctcagccttgataaAGCCTCTCTCGAAGTCACTGTGGATAGCGCCAGCGGCTTGCGGTGCCAAGCAGCCCCTGGGAATAGTCCAGCATCGGATCTCCTTCTCACCAGCTACATCCAAGTCAGCGTTGACTGTACCCTGTCGGAAGGTTTGAACATACCTGTGAAGTAGTATTGTAGTCCGAGCTTTGTGAAGCCTTCGGTGATAATTTTATCCAACTTTgacttgaccttgatgtccttgaggaactcaGCCTGAGCGTCAGGGTCATCCTTCAAGCTGTGCAGCTTCTCTTCGAACTCAATCGAAAAGGGAATGATATCGCGGGGAGTACCACCATGCTCAGTAACCCACTTGGCAATACCAGGAAGGTACTTGCACTTCTGTCGAAGGTAGTCCTTCATTGTCAAGTTGACGAGATAAATGACTggcttggtggtgatgagtTGGATCTTCTCGTTGATGAGGGCGATCTCAGCAGGTGTCCAGCTTCCATCTCGAACTGGTTGGTCCTTTTCCAGCATCTATTTCGTGTCAGTCTTCTTCCCATTTCCTCATTGTCATTTGCTTTCCACTGACTTCTTTGATCTTGGTTGTTGTCTCAGTGAAAAGAGGCAACATCTTGTACTTGCCACCAGCTTTTTTGACGATCAGCTCCTCGGCGACGATTTGCTTCGCGAGAATGTCTAAGATCGGTGTTAGTTTTTATTTCGTTATCGAAGAGAAGGTACATACCGAGATCCTTTTTGCAGAGCTCGCTTTGAATGGTGTCTATATGAATCATTAGTCAGTTCAGTTACCTCGTCATGCTGTGCTGAACTAACCCAAGTCTCGAACAGGGTCAATCGAGTCGTCGACGTGCAAGACCTGATCGTTATCGAAAGCTCTGTTAATCGAGCCAAGTCAGCTGGTCCCCCCACGGCTCTGTTCGTCCCGAAGCGTACCTAACAATATGGAACATGCCGTCAACAGCCTGAATGTGTGACAAGAAGGCATTTCCAAGACCTTCTCCCTGAGAAGCACCCTTGATCAGACCAGCAATGTCGGTGACCTGAAGATAAGCAGGGTACATAGAAGGAGGCTTCCAGAGGTCACAAAGAAAGTCCTAAGTTCCAACCAATATTAGCCTTCCGCTCACCGTTATTTCGCAGCATCTCAACTTACATATCTCGCATCAGGAACAGCACATCTCGCCTCATTAGGTTCAATTGTACAGAAAGGATAATTCTCCGCCGCAGCGCTCTGCTCCGTCAAGAGATTGAACAAGCTCGATTTTCCAACATTAGGAAGACCAACGCATCCCatcttcaagttcttgcGAACTCTGCCAAAGGCGACGACATTGTCGATAACGGGCTCGGCTTTCTTAGGAGGCATGGTTTTCTTCGATAGTTCCAAAGATTGTAGATGAGATGTTttggttggtgtttttgCTTGGAGAGTTCAAGGGATGGGATTGTGAGGAAGACTTTTCAGAAGTGGCCTGATAGCCCACTTTAAAGACATGGGTGTAGAGTGTTCTGGCCAGTTAGTAAAAAGCCACGTTGATACGCTGTAACCTCAAGAAAATACGAGAAAACGCTATGTATTGATACCCAGTGAGTTCATTTAATAGCGAATACAGTATGTTAGTTGTGATATCTACAGAGAGGTCCCAGCCTGGTCTATACCGGGTTTCATATCGCCCTGCGAGGGAAGAAGGTATTCGTGAGGGGTATCACGTGAAGGACCCTGAAGATTTAGTGTAGGGGTGGAGATACCGTTAACTGACAGGACTAAGCCTAACTCAGCTTCGGTTAGGAAGCGAGCCCACGTTGAAACGTTGTTAGCACGGCCACAGTATTATCTCCGACCACGGCCAAGCCACCTTTGGGTACTAAACTTAGAATCTCTATCCAAAGAGATGAAAAGctttaggtaaatttagtaGAGACTTAGAAGACCTTTAGATCAGGCATTAGGTGATTTACCAACAGGTCTCGCAACAAAGTTGAACCGAACTCTCTAGTCTTATTATTCTAACTAGCACTCTAATTACCAGAATCCATGGGCCAGCCCATTACTTCCAGCACCCCATCactccaagccaagacatAATCTCTCCCCCTTCACCCCAACCATTACATGTCTTACTAATATATGTCCAAGTCTACGAGAaactttgatgagttttATCTTCTTAGTTGCAACCAGCGGCTTGAGCGTTTTGCTTGCCCTGAGCTCCTTGGTGGTGACGGGCCTCAAGCTCTCGCTTGCACTTGGCATTGGCGGCGTTGTTCCCGTTagcggcggcggcagcagcgTTGTTGCGGTTCTGGCCATTGCGGTTGGCGCCGGCGGCCTGGGCTTTGTTGCcaccttgagctccttgatgGTGACGAGCAAAGAGCTCCTCCCGCTTGTTGTTCTTGCCGTTGGCATTGCCGTTGGCGTTGCCGTTGTTGGCAGCGgcattgttgttgttggcagcggcgttgttgttgttggcagcggcgttgttgttgttgttgcagTCAttggcagcggcagcagctCCGTTACCATTGGCATTACCATTGGCATTGCCATTGGCGTTGCCGTTAGCATTACCCTGGGCGTTGCCTCCCTGGTTGCCCTGGTGGTGACGAGCTACAAGTTCCTCATCTCgcttgttgttggcgttGCATCCATTGGCGTTGGCATTGGCGCCAGCGTTAGCATTGTTGTTGGCGTTCTGACCCTGAGCCTGGTTGTTGTTCTGGTTGCCTTGAGCCTGGTTATTGTTTTGGTTGCCCT
It encodes:
- a CDS encoding GTP-binding protein YchF; this encodes MPPKKAEPVIDNVVAFGRVRKNLKMGCVGLPNVGKSSLFNLLTEQSAAAENYPFCTIEPNEARCAVPDARYDFLCDLWKPPSMYPAYLQVTDIAGLIKGASQGEGLGNAFLSHIQAVDGMFHIVRAFDNDQVLHVDDSIDPVRDLDTIQSELCKKDLDILAKQIVAEELIVKKAGGKYKMLPLFTETTTKIKEMLEKDQPVRDGSWTPAEIALINEKIQLITTKPVIYLVNLTMKDYLRQKCKYLPGIAKWVTEHGGTPRDIIPFSIEFEEKLHSLKDDPDAQAEFLKDIKVKSKLDKIITEGFTKLGLQYYFTAGEKEIRCWTIPRGCLAPQAAGAIHSDFERGFIKAEVVAYQDFHDLCEGQKSMGPIKAAGKYRQEGKSYVVQDGDIIHFQFNVSNKK